One Hippoglossus hippoglossus isolate fHipHip1 chromosome 13, fHipHip1.pri, whole genome shotgun sequence genomic window carries:
- the dixdc1a gene encoding dixin-A isoform X1: MGAKQMKCLSSASPAHSPKEEYVITQFSDILKEEAVHDQAEDHGDSREDKSELTEKKSVAEEVSLCGLCPSLGHNVQEEEKSWEEQLDAHQEHLEKEMQEARRMVFRLQALLLHGSLPEEDQDGSVSFGENRANAEQQLVLIRSRLDQSMEEALDLKRELLRHKQEVRHVQAIKDALQQRLAVQEDAVLQLKQELLRSNMAKDQLEGENVELKHKLSEQNKLLSEYEQQLGRKERILQQQQQKLEDAQHKAHEVSLARSYRSESGGYSNSVASTSPPSFQHIKPGEELQLVREALRSLRDSFSGHDPQHHTLDTLEQGMSSLMERLHTFDTQRRQDRGEEFKSPGRRANPTDRESWPMTSKMAHSHSSPGLDSTVSTKVLYFTDRSLTPFLINIPKRLGEVTLRDFKAAVDRQGSFRYHFKALDPEFGTVKEEVFQDGAVVPGWEGKIVAWVEEDHGERR, from the exons TCTCAGCTCGGCCAGCCCTGCTCACTCCCCCAAAGAGGAGTATGTTATCACCCAGTTCAGTGACATCCTtaaagaggaggccgtccacgATCAGGCCGAGGACCATGGGGACTCTCGAGAAGACAAATCTGagctgacagagaagaaatctgTCGCAG AGGAGGTGTCTCTCTGTGGACTGTGTCCCTCCCTCGGGCACaatgtgcaggaggaggagaagtccTGGGAGGAGCAGCTGGACGCCCACCAGGAGCATCTGGAGAAGGAGATGCAGGAGGCCAGGAGGATGGTGTTCCGCCTCCAG GCGCTGCTGCTCCACGGCTCCCTCCCTGAGGAGGACCAGGATGGATCCGTGAGCTTCGGAGAGAACCGGGCGAACGCTGAACAGCAGCTG GTTCTAATCCGCAGTCGTCTGGACCAAAGCATGGAGGAGGCCCTTGATCTCAAG AGGGAGCtcctgagacacaaacaggaggTGCGACACGTTCAGGCCATCAAG GATGCTCTGCAGCAGCGGCTGGCAGTGCAGGAGGACGCCGTCCTGCAGCTAAAGCAGGAACTGCTGAGATCCAACATGGCCAAAGATCAGCTGGAAGGGGAAAAT GTAGAGCTCAAACACAAGCTGAGCGAACAGAACAAATTGCTCAGTGAATACGAG CAGCAGCtcgggaggaaggagagaatactgcagcagcagcaacaaaaacTGGAGGACGCTCAACATAAAGCACATGAAGTCAGCCTCGCACGG TCATACAGGAGTGAAAGTGGTGGTTACAGTAACTCAGTGGCTTCAACATCTCCTCCATCATTCCAACACATTAAACCG ggagaagagctgcagctggtcAGGGAGGCACTCCGGAGTTTGAGGGACAGTTTTTCCGGCCACGATCCCCAACATCACACCCTGGACACTCTGGAGCAGGGCATGTCCAGCCTCATGGAACGATTACACACTTTTGACACGCAGCGCAGACAGGACCGAGgg GAGGAATTCAAATCACCAGGACGCAGAGCCAACCCGACAGACCGAGAGTCCTGGCCGATGACCTCGA AGATGGCGCACTCACACAGCAGCCCGGGGTTGGATTCCACCGTTTCAACTAAAGTGCTCTACTTCACCGATCGCTCGCTCACTCCGTTTCTGATCAACATCCCAAAAAG GCTGGGCGAGGTGACACTGCGAGATTTCAAGGCCGCTGTGGACAGACAGGGCAGTTTCAGATACCACTTCAAGGCCCTTGACCCGGAGTTTGGCACAGTGAAAGAGGAG GTTTTCCAGGACGGAGCGGTCGTGCCTGGCTGGGAGGGGAAGATCGTGGCGTGGGTGGAGGAGGACCACGGGGAGCGGAGGTAG
- the dixdc1a gene encoding dixin-A isoform X2 — protein sequence MGAKQMKCLSSASPAHSPKEEYVITQFSDILKEEAVHDQAEDHGDSREDKSELTEKKSVAEEVSLCGLCPSLGHNVQEEEKSWEEQLDAHQEHLEKEMQEARRMVFRLQALLLHGSLPEEDQDGSVSFGENRANAEQQLVLIRSRLDQSMEEALDLKRELLRHKQEVRHVQAIKDALQQRLAVQEDAVLQLKQELLRSNMAKDQLEGENVELKHKLSEQNKLLSEYEQLGRKERILQQQQQKLEDAQHKAHEVSLARSYRSESGGYSNSVASTSPPSFQHIKPGEELQLVREALRSLRDSFSGHDPQHHTLDTLEQGMSSLMERLHTFDTQRRQDRGEEFKSPGRRANPTDRESWPMTSKMAHSHSSPGLDSTVSTKVLYFTDRSLTPFLINIPKRLGEVTLRDFKAAVDRQGSFRYHFKALDPEFGTVKEEVFQDGAVVPGWEGKIVAWVEEDHGERR from the exons TCTCAGCTCGGCCAGCCCTGCTCACTCCCCCAAAGAGGAGTATGTTATCACCCAGTTCAGTGACATCCTtaaagaggaggccgtccacgATCAGGCCGAGGACCATGGGGACTCTCGAGAAGACAAATCTGagctgacagagaagaaatctgTCGCAG AGGAGGTGTCTCTCTGTGGACTGTGTCCCTCCCTCGGGCACaatgtgcaggaggaggagaagtccTGGGAGGAGCAGCTGGACGCCCACCAGGAGCATCTGGAGAAGGAGATGCAGGAGGCCAGGAGGATGGTGTTCCGCCTCCAG GCGCTGCTGCTCCACGGCTCCCTCCCTGAGGAGGACCAGGATGGATCCGTGAGCTTCGGAGAGAACCGGGCGAACGCTGAACAGCAGCTG GTTCTAATCCGCAGTCGTCTGGACCAAAGCATGGAGGAGGCCCTTGATCTCAAG AGGGAGCtcctgagacacaaacaggaggTGCGACACGTTCAGGCCATCAAG GATGCTCTGCAGCAGCGGCTGGCAGTGCAGGAGGACGCCGTCCTGCAGCTAAAGCAGGAACTGCTGAGATCCAACATGGCCAAAGATCAGCTGGAAGGGGAAAAT GTAGAGCTCAAACACAAGCTGAGCGAACAGAACAAATTGCTCAGTGAATACGAG CAGCtcgggaggaaggagagaatactgcagcagcagcaacaaaaacTGGAGGACGCTCAACATAAAGCACATGAAGTCAGCCTCGCACGG TCATACAGGAGTGAAAGTGGTGGTTACAGTAACTCAGTGGCTTCAACATCTCCTCCATCATTCCAACACATTAAACCG ggagaagagctgcagctggtcAGGGAGGCACTCCGGAGTTTGAGGGACAGTTTTTCCGGCCACGATCCCCAACATCACACCCTGGACACTCTGGAGCAGGGCATGTCCAGCCTCATGGAACGATTACACACTTTTGACACGCAGCGCAGACAGGACCGAGgg GAGGAATTCAAATCACCAGGACGCAGAGCCAACCCGACAGACCGAGAGTCCTGGCCGATGACCTCGA AGATGGCGCACTCACACAGCAGCCCGGGGTTGGATTCCACCGTTTCAACTAAAGTGCTCTACTTCACCGATCGCTCGCTCACTCCGTTTCTGATCAACATCCCAAAAAG GCTGGGCGAGGTGACACTGCGAGATTTCAAGGCCGCTGTGGACAGACAGGGCAGTTTCAGATACCACTTCAAGGCCCTTGACCCGGAGTTTGGCACAGTGAAAGAGGAG GTTTTCCAGGACGGAGCGGTCGTGCCTGGCTGGGAGGGGAAGATCGTGGCGTGGGTGGAGGAGGACCACGGGGAGCGGAGGTAG
- the pih1d2 gene encoding PIH1 domain-containing protein 2 — protein MSSAGCKEDVLQHVTQLWSMLDELSTSDPAAYRKLIHTQLEEGAGFSSPPELDSCLCADILEPNKGLLYLNICSWKRVPAPQDPSKPLPLCSGKLETGTSESPGLYTVLDVALNPAVLETDKKDKSDLYTLALTFAQQQHGLRLSQQYTVITCSPQSSPDDLNRRLGFQQWLTNTSSQPDTASQTPASLLQQIASLRSEQQDDEPAAQIICRPAENKKKDLIQVISSTFVQPQKPRHRLEVKTDKAGVPRSVELTVELPKVHSMSDCQLRISKEDVLLEVEDVCYLLLDFPVAVNEDTASAVFNKKKRQLAVKVDVL, from the exons ATGTCCTCGGCCGGTTGCAAAGAGGATGTCCTGCAGCACGTCACCCAGCTGTGGTCCATGTTGGACGAGCTTTCCACCAGTGACCCCGCAGCTTATCGCAAGCTCATCCACActcagctggaggagggagCCGGGTTCAGTTCCCCGCCGGAGCTCGACTCGTGTCTGTGCGCTGACATACTG GAGCCGAACAAGGGGTTATTGTATCTCAACATATGCAGCTGGAAACGTGTGCCGGCGCCTCAGGATCCCAGCAAGCCATTACCTTTATGTTCAGGAAAACTGGAAACAGGCACAAGTGAAAGTCCAG gctTGTACACTGTGTTGGATGTGGCCTTAAACCCTGCAGTGCTGGAAACAGATAAGAAGGACAAATCAGATTTGTATACGCTGGCCCTGACTTTtgcccagcagcagcatgggTTGAGGTTATCTCAGCAGTACACTGTCATCACATGTAGCCCACAAAGTAGTCCAGATGACCTGAACCGCCGCCTTGGATTTCAGCAGTGGCTCACCAACACCTCCAGCCAACCCGACACAG CCAGTCAAACCCCAGCTTCCCTCCTGCAGCAGATCGCCTCTCTGCGCTCGGAGCAACAAGATGACGAGCCGGCTGCCCAAATTATCTGCAGACCCGCGGAGAACAAAAAGAAGGATCTCATCCAGGTCATCTCCAGCACATTTGTGCAGCCTCAGAAGCCAAGGCACCGACTTGAGGTGAAAACTGATAAAGCGGGAGTTCCTCGCAGCGTGGAGCTGACAGTAGAGCTGCCAAAGGTTCACTCCATGTCAGACTGCCAGCTGAGAATTTCCAAG GAAGACGTGTTATTGGAAGTGGAGGATGTTTGCTATTTGCTTCTGGACTTTCCAGTAGCTGTGAATGAAGACACTGCGTCTGCCGTCTTTAACAAGAAGAAACGACAGCTTGCAGTGAAGGTGGATGTTCTGTGa
- the tmprss5 gene encoding transmembrane protease serine 5 isoform X2: MSLDGDTLSVIENPAAVSHPFHSEKTAGVAGTKRVQGWLKGIHSTTHAHRLVRLLAALCAVGILGGLAVGVWFLVKLLLRPSSSQSAVGLGDTKETPFCNMTEDISISDPRKVFYRISPENSLLEIQLGKLPTWLPVCYERWNSSLGTLVCRQLGYLRLTKHKGVNLTDIGPNYTDGFIQITSEHKSSLENMWQFRGSCVTGKVIALQCFECGTRAKLPRIIGGVEATLGRWPWQVSLYNSNRHTCGGSIITSQWVVTAAHCVHKLPQVSSWVVYAGIVTRSSAKMAQHTGYAVEKIIYNKNYNHRSHDSDIALMKLRTPLNFSDTIRPVCLPQYDYDLPGGTQCWISGWGYTQPDGVHSPDTLKEAPVPVISTKKCNSSCMYNGEITSRMLCAGYTEGKVDACQGDSGGPLVCQHENVWRLVGVVSWGTGCAEPNHPGVYTKVAEFLGWIYNMIEDY, translated from the exons ATG AGTCTTGATGGAGACACATTATCAGTGATCGAGAACCCGGCGGCTGTCAGTCATCCTTTTCACTCGGAGAAAACCGCAGGAGTCGCAGGGACCAAAAGAGTGCAGGGCTGGTTAAAAGGGATTCATTCTACGACTCACG CTCACAGGCTGGTGAGGCTGCTGGCAGCGCTGTGTGCAGTTGGGATCCTGGGAGGTTTAGCTGTAGGTGTCTGGTTTCTAG TCAAACTCCTGCTGAGGCCTTCCTCCTCCCAAAGTGCAGTGGGACTCGGGGACACAAAGGAGACGCCATTCTGCAACATGACAGAGGACATTTCCATCTCCGACCCCAGGAAAG TGTTTTACAGAATCAGCCCGGAGAACTCCCTCCTGGAGATCCAGCTGGGGAAGCTGCCCACCTGGCTGCCCGTGTGTTACGAGAGGTGGAACTCTTCGCTGGGAACGCTGGTCTGCAGACAGCTGGGTTATCTGAG ACTGACCAAGCATAAAGGAGTGAATCTAACAGATATCGGGCCAAACTACACGGATGGCTTTATACAAATTACCTCGGAGCACAAGAGCAGCCTGGAGAATATGTGGCAATTCAG gGGGAGCTGTGTCACAGGGAAGGTTATCGCTTTGCAATGTTTTG AGTGCGGGACACGAGCAAAGTTGCCCAGGATAATTGGGGGAGTCGAGGCAACGCTGGGCAGGTGGCCGTGGCAGGTCAGCCTCTACAACAGCAACCGTCACACCTGCGGAGGCTCCATCATCACCAGTCAATGGGTAGTCACAGCTGCCCATTGTGTGCACAA GCTGCCTCAGGTCTCCAGCTGGGTGGTCTATGCCGGCATTGTCACGCGCAGCTCGGCTAAAATGGCTCAGCACACAGGGTACGCCGTGGAGAAGATCATCTACAACAAGAACTACAACCACAGGAGCCACGACAGTGACATAGCCCTGATGAAACTGCGGACGCCGCTGAATTTCTCAG ATACAATCAGGCCGGTCTGCTTGCCTCAGTACGACTATGATCTTCCAGGAGGTACGCAGTGCTGGATATCCGGATGGGGATACACACAGCCTGACGGAG TTCACTCACCCGACACCCTAAAAGAGGCGCCAGTTCCCGTAATTAGCACAAAGAAGTGTAACAGCTCCTGCATGTACAATGGAGAGATCACGTCACGGATGCTTTGTGCCGGATACACAGAGGGAAAAGTGGATGCATGTCAG GGGGACAGCGGGGGCCCCCTGGTTTGCCAGCATGAAAATGTGTGGAGGCTGGTAGGGGTCGTCAGCTGGGGGACAGGATGTGCTGAGCCCAACCATCCAGGAGTTTACACCAAAGTGGCAGAATTCTTGGGATGGATCTACAACATGATTGAG GATTACTGA
- the tmprss5 gene encoding transmembrane protease serine 5 isoform X1 has product MSLDGDTLSVIENPAAVSHPFHSEKTAGVAGTKRVQGWLKGIHSTTHAHRLVRLLAALCAVGILGGLAVGVWFLVKLLLRPSSSQSAVGLGDTKETPFCNMTEDISISDPRKVFYRISPENSLLEIQLGKLPTWLPVCYERWNSSLGTLVCRQLGYLRLTKHKGVNLTDIGPNYTDGFIQITSEHKSSLENMWQFRGSCVTGKVIALQCFECGTRAKLPRIIGGVEATLGRWPWQVSLYNSNRHTCGGSIITSQWVVTAAHCVHNYRLPQVSSWVVYAGIVTRSSAKMAQHTGYAVEKIIYNKNYNHRSHDSDIALMKLRTPLNFSDTIRPVCLPQYDYDLPGGTQCWISGWGYTQPDGVHSPDTLKEAPVPVISTKKCNSSCMYNGEITSRMLCAGYTEGKVDACQGDSGGPLVCQHENVWRLVGVVSWGTGCAEPNHPGVYTKVAEFLGWIYNMIEDY; this is encoded by the exons ATG AGTCTTGATGGAGACACATTATCAGTGATCGAGAACCCGGCGGCTGTCAGTCATCCTTTTCACTCGGAGAAAACCGCAGGAGTCGCAGGGACCAAAAGAGTGCAGGGCTGGTTAAAAGGGATTCATTCTACGACTCACG CTCACAGGCTGGTGAGGCTGCTGGCAGCGCTGTGTGCAGTTGGGATCCTGGGAGGTTTAGCTGTAGGTGTCTGGTTTCTAG TCAAACTCCTGCTGAGGCCTTCCTCCTCCCAAAGTGCAGTGGGACTCGGGGACACAAAGGAGACGCCATTCTGCAACATGACAGAGGACATTTCCATCTCCGACCCCAGGAAAG TGTTTTACAGAATCAGCCCGGAGAACTCCCTCCTGGAGATCCAGCTGGGGAAGCTGCCCACCTGGCTGCCCGTGTGTTACGAGAGGTGGAACTCTTCGCTGGGAACGCTGGTCTGCAGACAGCTGGGTTATCTGAG ACTGACCAAGCATAAAGGAGTGAATCTAACAGATATCGGGCCAAACTACACGGATGGCTTTATACAAATTACCTCGGAGCACAAGAGCAGCCTGGAGAATATGTGGCAATTCAG gGGGAGCTGTGTCACAGGGAAGGTTATCGCTTTGCAATGTTTTG AGTGCGGGACACGAGCAAAGTTGCCCAGGATAATTGGGGGAGTCGAGGCAACGCTGGGCAGGTGGCCGTGGCAGGTCAGCCTCTACAACAGCAACCGTCACACCTGCGGAGGCTCCATCATCACCAGTCAATGGGTAGTCACAGCTGCCCATTGTGTGCACAA CTACAGGCTGCCTCAGGTCTCCAGCTGGGTGGTCTATGCCGGCATTGTCACGCGCAGCTCGGCTAAAATGGCTCAGCACACAGGGTACGCCGTGGAGAAGATCATCTACAACAAGAACTACAACCACAGGAGCCACGACAGTGACATAGCCCTGATGAAACTGCGGACGCCGCTGAATTTCTCAG ATACAATCAGGCCGGTCTGCTTGCCTCAGTACGACTATGATCTTCCAGGAGGTACGCAGTGCTGGATATCCGGATGGGGATACACACAGCCTGACGGAG TTCACTCACCCGACACCCTAAAAGAGGCGCCAGTTCCCGTAATTAGCACAAAGAAGTGTAACAGCTCCTGCATGTACAATGGAGAGATCACGTCACGGATGCTTTGTGCCGGATACACAGAGGGAAAAGTGGATGCATGTCAG GGGGACAGCGGGGGCCCCCTGGTTTGCCAGCATGAAAATGTGTGGAGGCTGGTAGGGGTCGTCAGCTGGGGGACAGGATGTGCTGAGCCCAACCATCCAGGAGTTTACACCAAAGTGGCAGAATTCTTGGGATGGATCTACAACATGATTGAG GATTACTGA